Genomic window (Myxocyprinus asiaticus isolate MX2 ecotype Aquarium Trade chromosome 26, UBuf_Myxa_2, whole genome shotgun sequence):
aaatctttcatagtgcagctttaaacatacacaaacagaaaaaagagttGCAGGGTACCTTCTCTGTAATAGGTCTTCTGTCTCTGAGGTTGAGGGATTTGACCTTGCTGCAAGTACTCTCGGGGCAAGGGAAGACGTTGGCTGTAAAATCTTTGCTGTGGATCTTTCACTGGACCAGGGGCATATCTGGCGGCCTCTGCAGCATAGTAGGGGTTTTGGAGCCTCATTATGATGGACAGTGGGATGGGCCTATGCTGCCGGACTCCAGAGGTTGCAGGTGGAATGGAGATACGGGAAATGATTGGCTGAGGGCCATAAGGAAAGCTGGTGGTTAACGCGAGATCAGGGGACACTGAGATACGGGTGTTCCGTGGGAGTGAGCTGAAAGAGGATGAGAGCTGATGGGGCACAGTATCCTGATGACAGAGCGAGCATAAGAGAATGAAGGATATGAGAGAGGGAGAGTGCAAGACAAATAAGAATAACGTGTAAGAAACTGTTGCCCGTTTCATTTTAATTGTCTACACGTGTTTTTCTGGAAGGTGTTTAAatatgattatactgtatataaaaacaaacatcttTTTCTTCACTGGGTCACCAAGGTAAGATGGTTACCAATTGGCAAAAAACAACCAGAAAGAGACCAAGAGAAATGAGGCATTCAAGAGACCTCAAAAAGTTACAGAGTTTAtgtgggagagaaagagaaaaggagatCCTTAGAACAACTCAACGTTTATGTTCTTGCAAACATTTGGCACAGATCTATGTTTTCAGTTGCTTAAGGTAATTCAACAAGAACATACCTCTGTAAGTGTGCCATGCGGAAAATTACACATGCAGATGGATGTACCATACAGTATTTCACACAGACGGACACAAACACCCCACAAAAGTTTGCAAACCTTCTTAGCGGAAGGAGGTGCATCCAGGTTAGATTCTTTCCAATTACTGTTGGGTACAGATGGTCTTACCCATTCATTCTctatgagaaaaaaaagaaagcattGACACAGAGAGGACTGGGCTACTCTTGATTCATATGTGCTTCTAGTTATGGACTTACTGTCATAACTTTGGTGAGGCCTTCTATCATATGGCACATCCAGGTCTGTCTCGTTCCACTTAGAGGGGCTCTTCTGTCTCTGCATTCCCTCTTCTAAAAGAAGATTGCAGGAAGAACCAATGAGGAAACCAGCAAAGGAGCCTCATCCCAGTTATTctttcatttgatcattatttgatcaaTGCTGCTGCCATGTTTGATAGAAAATGTACAGTTTACAGCCTGCTCTCCTCGGGCGGTAATAGTGCAATGTTTATTGAGCCGAGCAAATAATACAGAGTTTTGTGAACAaagcacaatctataatgagccaaATGTACATAGAAATGAGGTGTTCGTGCAGAAAGGAAAgaaaatgacttcatttaaatactcaagacgcagcacTATTTCAGCGCAGATTGCACCTGCTTCaactagattgcgggtggttagtgaataagttTTTCGACTGAAATACCATGCGCAAAAGTTATGCAGccgtttagtgaattcgccccatTATTTTTGTATCTGACGGTGTTGACCCACACACAGTAGGTTAACATGCACTTTTAAAATTCGATTTTTTTGTCGGACtaatacaataatttgtctttttaaaatgcaatgtacATAACATACCAAGATAATGCAAATGTAGCTTGGCATCGTCCAGCACGAATACATGTTAATCAGATCACAGATGGCCTTGGTGTTGTGCGCTTCCTCTGAAAGAAAAAGGTGATGCGCGGTGTATCTTAACACTTCCTAAAGtgatgtccttccttcaaatatacgattacgcattgtgtcatgtatacttggacagagagatgaagactaCCTTGACTCAGCAAAAACCTGTTGTAGCTCTTGTAAATGTACTGACAGAGTAAAAGAAAGgacaaaaacatgtattttgTAAGATGGAAGAAGTACCGTAGGTGACTGCATCCAAACACAGGTGAATATCTGTAATATCTGAACATGTTCAATAGATTaatccaaaaacatttttttttttttttgttttccagttTTGCAGCCTATGTTGTCCCATCTCTCATGCAGCAGTGAGTCATAATTtgaatacacttaaaaactgtTCCATGATTagcacagaagagagaaagaaacaaatgTTAAATTACCTGAGGGTCTGAATGGCTGGAAATTGCGTGGTAGGGTACTGGCAGCTGGCTGATTGAAAGGTTGAGGGGAAGACGTTCTATCCAACCTCGAAGGCCTGAGACTTGAAGAGTCATACATAGCTAAGGGACTAGCTGAGGGCTGCACCAAGCTGCGAGATGTTTTATTGTCACAGGTGGGGCTGGAAATGGGTGGCTGCTCCCTATAGCTCAGTGATCCTCTAGAATTTTGAGGCCTCAGGGGCATTGGCGATGCTTGTCTAATAGCACTCGGTGATGAAAATGGGGAGTGCTGCTGGGTTAAAGGGCTGGGAGATGAAGGCCTAAAATTCATGCCAGAAGGTGAGTCCAGGTTTGGTGCAGGATATGACGGCCCAAGCACGATGGCAGGAGGTACATCCAGGTTAGAGTCTTTCCTGCTGAGGGTGGAGTCCAGGGAGCGTTGGCTGGGAACTGTGGTCAAGCTGCTCGTGGAGCTCCCCTGGATGTTCTcactgacatttttgtttgcGCTGTACAAACTGCTGTTGCCATCACTGCCGTTCTGGGATTTGGGGCCAGAACTCTACAATAAAAAGGCCATGATGTTGGTGTCAAAACACAGTAGAACAGGAATGTGTACTGTAGCTACATTTTCATAATCTAAAACTCACACAGAATGTAAGTGAAATTGTATTGGACATTTTTAAGCTAAAGAGGTTTTTTATTTAGACAATGaatctcattcactaataattgctTTCAAGTGTTTTTACTTGTGTGCACAGAAAAGATTCTTGCACAAAATATTTGCTGGATTCACAACAGGTGTGTACACACATACATTACTTCTACTGTTGATGAATCCAGATAATTAGCATAATGCATCCTCAAACGATCTCCATATAAAGGCTTTCCACACTTTATAGGCtttaaaaggaatattacgggttcaatacaagttaagctcaatcagtggcatttgtggtataatgctgattaccacaaaaatttatttaaactcatccctccttttctttaaaaaaaagcaaatatctgggtaacagtgaggcacttacaatggaagtgaatgtggccaatccatAACCATtagaatactcactgtttaaaaagtatagccacaagatgtaaacaatatgcatgttaacttgattttagtgtgataaaatcgcttaccttttctgtgtaaagttatatccaattttacaacttcgttgccatgatgacgtaatgccatAAACTCTAAACcgactgtaaaaacaactatttacagCTCAAATCAAAGGAGGGATGaacattaatattatgccacaaatgctgctgattgagcttaacttgtattgaacctggaatattcctttaataatgaaCCATATATTATATATCTGGACTGATGAAGATGGCACCGCAAatggccgcctcagtgtggagctctccaattcttttgttgtttttttgtttgtcctgtgtttagtcatttttttccaatcagttttaccagggatgaactgctgaacattcggcagcacataccaaacaatcttttcccggtttttgactattcggacgttttgctggacattttagtcaagtGGCGCACTATGAGGGAAGCGAACcagcgcgctggtcaagctcctaCAGCacagctttcgaacagcgctgccgagtattcatctagctaATCTCCGccctctccctaacaaaacggacgaactacatctcctcacccatacaaacaaggaattttcaaactctgctgtcttgtgcttcacagaaacctggctgagttaatggggaaaacaagaggtggtagaacatgcttttacatcagtgaaagttggtgtacagatgtaacaacgttaaagatgatgtgctgtcctaatttggaagcactctttatcaactgtaagcctttctattcaccgcaggagttttccttgtttattctggtgagtgcttatattcctccacacgtgtgtgaatgcagcgctgcaacagctggctgatcagatcacagacacagagcaacaacacctggactcacttattattattctctgtgaatttaacaaagccaacctcacccgtgaactgccaaatacagacagcacaatacatgccccaccagggacagaaatatactgggcCACTGCTACacagcaataaaggatgcatatcgctctgtccctagagcagctttgggactctctgatcactgtctggttcatcttcttccaacctacaggcagaaactaaaatcagctaaacctgtagtaaagactgtaaaagaaacggaccaatgaagcagagctggaactacaagcctgcttacactgcactgattggagtgtttttgaagctgcagacaccaatctgcaCGAGCTtgcagatactgtgacatcatatatcagtttcggtgaggatatgtgcattccaacTAGGAcgtatttaacgttcaacaacgacaaaccacggtttacaggaaaactcagacagcttcgtcataccaaagaggatgcttacagaagcagGGATACAATCTTGTATTAAAATcttataatcaggccaaaaacacacggACTAAGTAAATTATAGTGGCttaaagaagctactctgagaagctgaaaaacaagttttcagctaacaaccctgcatcagtgtggagaggtcTGAAAGACATTGCTAACTTaaagacaccatcccccagcactgtagggaaccaacaactggctgatgaattgaatgtgttttactgtagatttgaagaCCAGTCTCACAcaccacacctgctctgaccttcacttcacacaaacaccaacacccccccccctcccccaatgGAAAAAATTAACCTAGCTCTctattcccatgtctatctgccagtggatcaccagctttctgacagacaggcagcagctagtgagactggggaaattcacttccagaatatgtacgatcagcactggtgccccccagggatgtgtgctctccccactactcttctccctgtataccaatgactgcaccgccaaggacccctcttcAAGCTGAtgatccaagatgacgatgagtctgcatacagaagggagtttgaatagctggctcactggtgcagtcataacaacctggagctcaacacgctcaaaacagtggagatgattgtggactttaggaggagcaccccaacactgaccccattcaccattctaaacagcactgtggcagcagtggaatcattcaggttcttgggcactaccatatcacaagacctgaagtgggagacccacattgactccattgtgaaaaaggcccagcagaggttgtacttccttcgccagttgaggaagttcaacctgccacaggcgttgctaatccagttctactcagcagtcattgagtctgtcctctgcatttcaataaATGCCTAGTTTCATTCAGCTACGTTATCGGACGTCAGAAGACTGAGCAGACTATTGGTTGCCCCTtgtcctcccttcaagaactgcacACTTCCAGAGAGAGGAAAAGGGCTGTTgaaatcactctggacctcacTACCTTTTCACACTGGACCTCACTACCTTTTCACACTGTTGACTTCTGACCAATGCTTCAGagtactgagcaccagaaccgtcaggcacaagaacatttttttccctcaggctatccatctcatgaacagttaaaaactatactataattatgtgaaatacacagactagtcaattatattatttaacatatcctacctcttctgcattacattcccttacaCTGTAtacaacagatttgtatttgcacatactaatatatatatatttgtcttattgtgtatttctatatatacacatatttctattcgctctttatttttattctattttttctttttattatctctgtcttgttgttgtattgtttgtgcactggaagcttctgtcaccaagaaaaaatccttgtatgtggaagcacattctgattctgatttttctGCGTGAAAACGTTCACACAGAGGTTTCACGCACAAATACGTGCATTAATCTTGTTTAGTAAATGAGACAGTATTCATTACATTTGGCACACCAAAACAGCCTAGAATCTCTGGTTTTGGTTCTCATAAGATGGTGTTTTACAGTTGTAATTAAGGAACAACAATGGCTTGACTGGAATAATGGCTTAGTTTTGTGTTCTGTACCTGTTCAGTGGTGGTTTGCACAACAGGAGTGGCTTCCTGTAGGAGCGAGCTGAACTCCCGTGAAAGCTCGTCTGCTGTGGTCAAAGATGCACTTAGTTCATCATTGATGGATTGAactacaacacacaaacaaaaccttGAGTAAAGACTCAACAAGAGACTGAGAAGTGTGAACATGTTAGATGCCTGCATAAAAGTTAAACAGGAATTAAACAGTAATattgtttaattgttttgtaATACTCACACATAAAGTCGCTCCCAAAGCTGCTCTGGGAATTCATGATGTCTGTGTTTGCTGTTGGTGTGACCTCCAATTCATTCAATAAACTGTCTGAGtgaacagagagagaaagcagatTGGTCACACTTATTGTTCAGTCTTGTTTTGTTGTTCAGTCTTGTCATTGTTTGGAAGTCCATGTGGTTCCTGTCTCAACAATAAAATTTCCAACAAATTATTCTACATTCTATATTTTAGGTTACTTACAGTACTATGCTGTTTATTTGCTGCAGATGcccttcattttattttatgctgAATAAAATAAGTGCTTCTTAACTCTTTCAAAGCCATTCTAACTGCTTTGCACCAGTGTTTATTCTATAAATTCTATAAATAATAGCAATAGACTAACTGCAGCAAAATTTGGTTGTCACTCCATTCTGAGTGCTTAATCCCATTCTGTATACACACAAATCAGTTATTTAGGCCTATTGGAGAGACAAGCGAATTCTACAACCAATTTCACTCCAAAAATGTATCTTGCATTTACCACGTGATGTGTATGGAATGGAACTGAAAAATTAGTTGTTCATGTAGTAAGTCTAGTGACGCCACTCTCTTTTGAGAGTGTTTAATCTGAAGTGCATTgcttaaaaatcacaaaaaggcgCCTTGAAATTTTTGCACTTTTTGACTGTTTCTCTCCACCATAGTTCCTTCCACCAGCTCTGCTGTTTAGCTGCAACTTATAAATTACAGTCTAGAGAGAGTGAATTTGAAGGCATTTTTTCTAAATAGTTGACAGACAGTAATATGTCTCTGGTTGCTAATATTACTTCAGTAAACAACAGCTAACAGACCGAACAGCTTAAACTGTTGGCATCCATGTTTCTTTTTACAGCCTCAAGAAGCCAAAATGTTCCTATGATTATCACTGTCAACTGACCATCATAATTTCAGAAGTGACTTCTGCATTCCTTAAACAACCGGACTGATAATTTAGGAGATTCACACACACGCATTTAAATGCGGTCGTCACTACCACAACTTTGTAATATGTACACGGCCCAAGATCTTAGGCAACAGTGAACTGACAAAACATGCTTTGCCTACTGAAATGTCAGCTCAAAAAGAAATACATATAGGCTAGCAAGTCTTTCTAATGCAGTCCAGTGTCTCATTGCCTTGAGTTCAAGTACTGCCTATAATATTTTAAAAGCAGGGAAACTCCCTCTTTGTGATTTATAAAGTGATCTTCTGTCCACAGGCATGTTGCTGCAACTCCTGCTTTGTATAATTAACTGTGTTCTGAAGGCAGTTGAATGAAGAGCTACAACCCCCAGATGGGTGACACAAGGAACTTTATCACTTGTGGCTTTTGCATGCAGATTAGGCCCATGTGTCTATATATGCTTTACCCAACATGTCTGTGAGTGTATAGACGGGCTAAGTTATGTATCGCATAAGACACTTCCTGTTAGACCTTTACCCTCTGTTATCAGAATTCAATTCAGCAGAAACAATGCATTTTGATAACTCTGTTCTTTGATATGGTACTTGATGTCCTTTATGGAAGCACAAGGAGAGACTAGAGTTTTAGTTATGGCTGTTCTCTGTGTAGTTTCAATAAGCCAGTCAGTTCTTCAAACTTATTCAATACTGAGTCATCCAGCTGCAAAAATATCTTCACCCACACACAAGGTCATATAATAGGCTGCTAGGGGTTTGATAGAAGATATACATATGTGAAAAACATCAGTCATGTTACAAATGTCATATATGTTACAGCATGTCCGTTTTGGCCTTTAaacgatttaattaaattatgtatCATATTCAGCAGCCACTTGATGCATACACTgataaaaatgttaacctaaaatgtgGTTCacatctaaataaactggttAGATTAAACTTAATACTATTTAAAATCACTGAATCAACTTGAATACATTGGGTCACAACAACAGATCAGGTAAAAAAAGCTCCTTAAGGCCGATTTAAGTAACAACTGCAGGTtactactttttacagtgtagttttggcaaatatatatatatatattagtagtaATAGTAAGTAATATATATAGTGTGAGTACACATTAAaaatctgtgattgaaaatcTCATTTACACATGGAAATATGTAGATAgattaggattttgaaaaatataaaacagaaatgttatgACTTAGTGAATAAGAGCTATTTAAGTACTTAATATATTCTGCACTATTTATTCTGCACTATGTTTAGGTCACTAATccaatgtaagcaaatttgtgacattcacTGTGAGAACTCCTTTGTACAGAAGGTCCATTTtcctttggaacattctcaaatcatgctgggataacatggatcatcaagttttgcacaaacttgtggaatccatgcaAGCTTGTGcatactgtcattaaagcaaaagggtggCATAATTATAAACAGGAAATGCATGTAAATTTCTCAATGTAACTTTTCCCTCAAATTGTGATGATGATAGAATatgtaatgggaaaaaaaaaaaaaactgtattaaattagaccccattgtatgtgtgtttgcgcTAATTTTCCATCCAGCCACTCAGTTTTGTTTGTTGTCAAGAAAATCAGTCTACTAACTCTCACCGACATTGATTCACCACTAGGTCACCTCGTCGAACTCACTTCAAGACTGCTTACTAAAGCACACTGCAGAAACTGTCTCCACCTGGTGTGTCCTGATATTTGTTTGTTCTATCTGTCCTTTCACGTTCTCTCTTTATGACTCTGACCTTAATCCCAGATTTCCACCCCTCATTCACAACTCAACAATCACTGGCCGATTGAAGCGTCACTGAAAATGTAGCACTTTTGCTTAAGTGCCGTTCAGAGCATGTGAGCAaagcggagcggtgtgacactctgCTCAATAACCTGCTCCATGTGTGTGTGCTCCGCTCAACCGCTCACGGCATAAGCAGAAGCTCCACTCAAGTACCGTtcacgctcaccggtaaaaaagcggTCGCTCAAATCCTGCTCCGACATtacatttctctgtagtatacttggttccaaacacatacacaggtggtagctacagtggcccaagcaactgccctttgcccacatgggatGAGGTGCCACTcagggtgaaatatagactatagggcgacatttattaaattatcgaatgattagtaatgtacacatctgaaattatgtgattgtattgttgtgttttagtatataaaatctcgctgtttgtattggactggtttacaactgctgttagataccagaccttccttatcatttgtaatcagtcaaatattccTCTGTTAGCACATGTCATTatacatcttcaaataatgcctcaAAAAAATTCCAGTTCTAAAttgcctttatttactttaaacaagtcatcaaacatgcctctacaagtgaaaAAACATATGTGtgttggcacggaaactcgcatatgcgcaaatttgcgcttttcagtttaaactggacccgagtgatacaaccgacccagaaaactacaaacttttcaactttaaagtttgttcgagtcatttatggcaataatgaaaacatggactgataccaggaaaaatattgcaggtaaaagtgaaattcataattgtttttcagttttctCCACGGAaagattatactgtagatttgatacattaacaggttactgatttaatgctatcagactgtctgtaaattaaaatgagcaatttatcatcctaattttgtgttcagttttaaagggtttaagttatccagaaaagagaaGTGAATGTTTTTccctttttcagtgttgttgctttattaatattccctacaattttatatgttatCAAATGCAATCttaaggactgtggttatttatataataattattatattagtagataccatgtgcccccatTGTTTTTCCTtggtatttttaaagcattataaagtgaatctggactttatatgcatcaaacgatcatgtcttgtgcatgcactctttatatgtacagcaaggtttaaccatggatttaacaaataaaacatatttgtcctgcataaagtgagattttgtccaatatatatattagatgaaatcatgtttaatgatcctaaacaaataaaaactatttatttcacaaattacactgccttcgtttaagaaaagttgcttttttctaatgtacaatcatttatagatttttttctctgcgcatgaatgcagcaagcgatgtcgaagATGTTTTCTGCGACCATAATCTAgagtcattttttttacatttcacttatcgttaaggtgtggatttgcctgaaactgaccagcagttatgtgccactttatgttgaagcagaaatcgaaagcaacaggcggtcgattaagtgagagaattctgctatgaaattctctatgcgagagtaGAAATCTTTAGCAATCAAATGATCAATTGTACAATGGAggtatgaaagcagaatgctccgcctgcaaattaggacacgctgatctgcaagatcatacatatttattggttttgatgcagggattttttatgtgttcgccgggattcaaggaaaaatgctttaccaatatacagtattattaagcttacatattcaattgagggtgctcaaACGTTCACAACCCtgcagaaccgggcctgcattataggcagctgcactgacatgatggcaaaacaagatacattacttacctattaatttattatcgaatagtagtgtagcatactagctcaccttttgatGCACTACCATTGCGT
Coding sequences:
- the ppp1r13l gene encoding relA-associated inhibitor isoform X2, whose amino-acid sequence is MNSQSSFGSDFMFQSINDELSASLTTADELSREFSSLLQEATPVVQTTTEQSSGPKSQNGSDGNSSLYSANKNVSENIQGSSTSSLTTVPSQRSLDSTLSRKDSNLDVPPAIVLGPSYPAPNLDSPSGMNFRPSSPSPLTQQHSPFSSPSAIRQASPMPLRPQNSRGSLSYREQPPISSPTCDNKTSRSLVQPSASPLAMYDSSSLRPSRLDRTSSPQPFNQPAASTLPRNFQPFRPSEEGMQRQKSPSKWNETDLDVPYDRRPHQSYDKNEWVRPSVPNSNWKESNLDAPPSAKKDTVPHQLSSSFSSLPRNTRISVSPDLALTTSFPYGPQPIISRISIPPATSGVRQHRPIPLSIIMRLQNPYYAAEAARYAPGPVKDPQQRFYSQRLPLPREYLQQGQIPQPQRQKTYYREDVEAELDRQDSTTIEGPGCLIDQRKKPEEEGKEDPEMPPRPLSPTRLQPVIAPEAELFGDLEDVMRIRAEFPRALKRRGSVEVSQPLKKLPVSQPNYYKQMMNKLFRRTTLYIKEEQLVTESGSSSDGEDSPKSPTEPPLPITEIQVSSEQKGLHSILRKASKAKSSSRRAHLSPLVLMLDGALVGELETVQRAAQEMSDPSQANDEGITALHNAICGLHFPVVEFLVRIGANVSAPDSHGWMPLHCAASCNDRKMCEFLVRNGAAVMAVTDSDGATAAQKCDPYAPGFEECESFLKGVEEAMGVENSGVVYALWGYPSQAPDELSFKEGDMVTILQKPEGVDWWWASLCGREGFVPNNYFGLFPKVRPKSLC
- the ppp1r13l gene encoding relA-associated inhibitor isoform X1; this translates as MNSQSSFGSDFMFQSINDELSASLTTADELSREFSSLLQEATPVVQTTTEQSSGPKSQNGSDGNSSLYSANKNVSENIQGSSTSSLTTVPSQRSLDSTLSRKDSNLDVPPAIVLGPSYPAPNLDSPSGMNFRPSSPSPLTQQHSPFSSPSAIRQASPMPLRPQNSRGSLSYREQPPISSPTCDNKTSRSLVQPSASPLAMYDSSSLRPSRLDRTSSPQPFNQPAASTLPRNFQPFRPSEEGMQRQKSPSKWNETDLDVPYDRRPHQSYDKNEWVRPSVPNSNWKESNLDAPPSAKKDTVPHQLSSSFSSLPRNTRISVSPDLALTTSFPYGPQPIISRISIPPATSGVRQHRPIPLSIIMRLQNPYYAAEAARYAPGPVKDPQQRFYSQRLPLPREYLQQGQIPQPQRQKTYYREAVLHPGDVEAELDRQDSTTIEGPGCLIDQRKKPEEEGKEDPEMPPRPLSPTRLQPVIAPEAELFGDLEDVMRIRAEFPRALKRRGSVEVSQPLKKLPVSQPNYYKQMMNKLFRRTTLYIKEEQLVTESGSSSDGEDSPKSPTEPPLPITEIQVSSEQKGLHSILRKASKAKSSSRRAHLSPLVLMLDGALVGELETVQRAAQEMSDPSQANDEGITALHNAICGLHFPVVEFLVRIGANVSAPDSHGWMPLHCAASCNDRKMCEFLVRNGAAVMAVTDSDGATAAQKCDPYAPGFEECESFLKGVEEAMGVENSGVVYALWGYPSQAPDELSFKEGDMVTILQKPEGVDWWWASLCGREGFVPNNYFGLFPKVRPKSLC